A part of Bacillus thuringiensis genomic DNA contains:
- a CDS encoding sensor histidine kinase: MNFNKRLIIQFILQHVFVLVTLLLAVVAAFTYLIFLVTSTSYEPNIPDADNFMIARYISSEDGDISLKAEVKDLIKEKNDWIQVVEENGKVLYHFNTPSDVPTSYTKTSLFSYIQNHIESPYTFTYWEIELEEKNVLVIYGGMLKSNVLLKTIQKEHPSVSTDSFILTEEEKQLLSKEKAALQIFNSDGKEVFSYPDGKKRTFSVIQAALSEKEPWNHKENTSSFYDTNSNHLLVVTAKNEYYYPDDEIDDVFTKKFLIGCGLILLIVFVYLVILSIWYGNKFGKPLLHAMRWLKNIAGGKYEEPVSKKGKPVRFRRSGKEKWSFRLFSDVTNSLEHLSITLKKNDAMRQVLQQTREEWITGLTHDLKTPLSSIYGYALLLESKQYNWTDRDIQQFGSVMKEKSQYMTTLIDDLSLTYQLKNNSLPAQHVNIEMNQFVQKVLLQFINNPTLQNQNIEFVPSSNKIQYFIEEKWFQRIIENLLVNAVKHNNETTNVIVKLSQDINSFTLSISDNGKGMDDKTKELLFERYYRGTNTEESNIGTGLGLAITKQLVHAHNGTISIDSELGKGTTIILVFPFRS, from the coding sequence ATGAACTTTAATAAACGACTTATTATACAGTTTATCCTGCAACACGTATTTGTTTTAGTTACATTACTGCTTGCTGTAGTAGCTGCTTTCACTTATTTAATTTTCCTTGTTACTAGTACTTCATACGAACCGAATATTCCAGATGCTGATAATTTTATGATTGCAAGATATATCTCTTCAGAAGATGGCGATATTTCGTTAAAAGCTGAAGTAAAAGACTTAATTAAAGAAAAAAATGATTGGATTCAAGTTGTAGAGGAAAATGGAAAAGTTCTCTATCACTTTAATACGCCGAGTGACGTACCGACATCTTATACGAAAACATCTTTATTCTCGTATATACAGAATCATATAGAAAGCCCTTATACATTTACATATTGGGAAATTGAACTAGAAGAAAAGAACGTACTTGTTATATACGGCGGTATGTTAAAAAGCAATGTATTACTAAAAACAATACAGAAAGAGCACCCGTCTGTATCTACGGATTCGTTCATATTAACAGAAGAAGAAAAACAGTTACTTTCTAAAGAAAAAGCAGCACTTCAAATCTTTAATAGTGATGGCAAAGAAGTATTCTCCTATCCAGATGGAAAGAAAAGAACGTTTTCTGTCATACAAGCTGCTCTTAGCGAAAAGGAACCGTGGAATCATAAAGAAAACACGTCTAGCTTTTACGACACAAATAGCAATCATCTTCTTGTTGTAACTGCCAAAAATGAGTACTACTACCCAGATGATGAAATAGACGATGTATTTACTAAAAAGTTTCTAATCGGATGCGGATTAATCCTTCTTATCGTATTTGTTTATTTAGTCATTCTTTCTATTTGGTACGGTAATAAATTTGGAAAACCGTTACTCCATGCGATGCGCTGGCTTAAAAACATCGCTGGTGGAAAGTACGAAGAACCTGTTAGTAAAAAAGGGAAACCTGTCAGGTTCCGGCGATCCGGTAAAGAAAAATGGTCATTCCGCTTATTTAGTGATGTGACAAATTCACTAGAGCATCTTTCTATTACACTTAAAAAAAATGATGCGATGAGGCAAGTACTGCAGCAAACACGTGAAGAATGGATTACCGGTCTAACGCACGATTTAAAAACGCCACTTAGTTCTATATACGGCTATGCATTATTACTAGAATCAAAACAGTACAACTGGACCGATCGTGACATTCAACAATTCGGCAGCGTTATGAAAGAAAAGTCTCAATATATGACTACATTAATTGACGACTTAAGCTTAACGTATCAATTAAAAAATAACAGTCTTCCTGCTCAGCACGTAAACATCGAAATGAATCAATTCGTTCAAAAAGTATTATTACAATTCATTAATAACCCGACACTTCAAAATCAAAATATTGAATTCGTGCCGAGCTCAAACAAAATTCAATATTTCATTGAAGAAAAATGGTTCCAGCGTATTATCGAAAATTTACTAGTAAACGCTGTAAAACATAATAATGAAACGACTAATGTAATCGTAAAGCTTTCGCAAGATATAAATTCATTTACACTATCTATTTCAGATAACGGAAAAGGAATGGATGATAAAACGAAAGAACTTCTATTTGAACGGTATTACAGAGGAACGAATACAGAAGAAAGTAACATCGGAACTGGACTTGGCCTCGCTATTACGAAACAGCTCGTTCATGCTCATAACGGAACGATTTCTATCGATAGCGAACTAGGAAAAGGAACGACGATTATTCTTGTGTTTCCGTTCCGTTCGTAG
- a CDS encoding response regulator transcription factor produces the protein MYQANILLVDDETAILQLLTTILEKEGFSHITTATSAEIALSLTEQNDYDLIILDVMLPGQSGFDICPIIRKKTDCPIFFLTAKTSDLDKISGFSHGADDYITKPFNPLEVVARMKAQLRRHMKQTMPHEQKAHSSSFGRFAIDQHSAELTVNGRIVECSAQLFQLLLFFCENPNYVFSKEEIYEKVWGAPAYNGDDNTVMVHIRKLREKIEQDPSKPEYIKTVRGLGYKFITK, from the coding sequence ATGTATCAAGCAAATATTTTGCTCGTTGATGATGAAACAGCAATTTTACAATTACTAACTACCATTCTTGAAAAAGAAGGTTTTTCTCATATTACAACTGCAACATCGGCTGAAATAGCTTTATCTCTCACTGAACAAAACGATTACGATTTAATTATTTTAGATGTCATGCTTCCTGGTCAGTCTGGTTTTGATATTTGTCCAATCATTCGCAAAAAAACTGATTGCCCTATCTTCTTCCTCACAGCTAAAACATCTGATTTAGATAAAATATCTGGATTTTCACACGGTGCAGATGATTATATTACGAAGCCATTTAATCCACTTGAAGTAGTCGCTCGTATGAAAGCACAACTCCGAAGACATATGAAACAAACAATGCCGCACGAACAAAAAGCACACTCCAGTTCATTTGGCAGATTTGCAATTGATCAACATTCCGCAGAACTTACAGTAAATGGACGTATTGTCGAATGTTCCGCCCAGCTATTTCAGCTATTACTCTTCTTTTGCGAGAATCCGAACTATGTATTTTCGAAAGAAGAAATATACGAAAAAGTTTGGGGAGCACCTGCCTACAATGGCGATGACAATACCGTTATGGTCCACATTCGAAAACTACGTGAAAAAATTGAACAAGACCCAAGTAAACCAGAATATATAAAAACTGTTCGCGGACTTGGCTATAAGTTCATTACAAAGTAG